A window from Physeter macrocephalus isolate SW-GA chromosome 11, ASM283717v5, whole genome shotgun sequence encodes these proteins:
- the FBXO34 gene encoding F-box only protein 34 — protein sequence MHLKPYWKLQKKVRPLEISKETLRTPMSHQQAINDEKCKASCMKPSVFPSASLGKASSRKRFGILSPNVLCSMSGKSPEESSLNVKTKKNASSATIHQGEEGEGPLDIWAVVKPGNTKEKIAFFAAHQCSNRIGSMKIKSSWDIDGRATKRRKKSGDLKKAKIQLERMKEVNSRCYQPEPFACGIEHCSVHYVSDNGDGVYAGRPLSVIQMVAFLEQRASALLASCAKNCTNSPAVVRFSAQSKGVPPAPEPLSAPGACEEPMERRNPEVGEPVSEPVRVLDMVARLESECLKQQSQREPGSLSRNNSFRRNVGRVLLVNGTQAEESKTNKGALEVPDTQVKTVGSVSVDCGPLRADHCSPKGDQAWDGAPRGCPSLPAGVSLHTDSAELEPDQQTAVKNSNRHDVEMTEELVGSPFPPRTCPKAIELPPDAIDGMSEELVPLASQNPDQRRKESLCISITVSKVEKDQLSSSKSCEDPLPGMLFFLPSGQHQSGCSQLNESTTEESSEASQLEDAAEGDSASEEKSVSAHSFVPLASVESTLPVLEASSWKKQVSHDFLETRFKIQQLLEPQQYMAFLPHHIMVKIFRLLPTKSLVALKCTCCYFKFIIEYYNIRPADSRWVRDPRYREDPCKQCKKKYVKGDVSLCRWHPKPYCQALPYGPGYWMCCHRSQKGFPGCKLGLHDNHWVPACHSFNRAIHKKAKGTETEEEY from the coding sequence ATGCACCTAAAGCCATACTGGAAACTCCAGAAGAAAGTGCGACCTTTGGAAATCAGCAAGGAAACTCTGAGAACTCCTATGAGCCACCAACAGGCTATAAATGATGAAAAGTGCAAAGCTAGCTGTATGAAACCAAGTGTCTTTCCTTCAGCCTCTCTTGGTAAAGCATCATCTCGAAAGCGTTTTGGAATCCTTTCTCCAAATGTTCTGTGCAGTATGAGTGGGAAGAGTCCTGAAGAGAGCAGCTTGAATGTTAAAACCAAGAAGAATGCATCGTCTGCAACAATCCACCAGGGTGAAGAAGGGGAAGGGCCGCTTGATATCTGGGCTGTTGTGAAACCGGGAAATACCAAGGAAAAGATTGCATTCTTTGCAGCCCACCAGTGTAGTAATAGAATAGgatctatgaaaataaaaagctcCTGGGATATTGATGGGAGAGCtactaaaagaaggaaaaaatcaggGGATCTTAAAAAAGCCAAGATACAGTTAGAAAGGATGAAGGAAGTCAACAGCAGATGCTACCAACCTGAGCCTTTTGCGTGTGGCATCGAGCACTGTTCTGTGCATTACGTGAGTGACAATGGGGACGGAGTCTATGCCGGGAGGCCTTTGTCGGTCATACAAATGGTTGCCTTCCTCGAGCAAAGAGCCAGTGCTCTGCTAGCCAGTTGTGCGAAAAACTGCACTAACTCACCTGCTGTGGTGCGGTTTTCTGCGCAATCCAAAGGTGTGCCCCCAGCCCCCGAGCCCTTGTCTGCCCCAGGAGCATGTGAAGAACCCATGGAAAGGAGAAATCCTGAGGTTGGTGAGCCAGTGAGTGAGCCAGTCCGTGTCCTTGACATGGTAGCCAGGCTGGAGTCCGAGTGCCTGAAGCAGCAGAGCCAGCGTGAGCCTGGAAGCCTCTCGAGGAATAACAGCTTCCGTCGCAATGTGGGCCGCGTGTTGCTTGTGAATGGCACCCAGGCtgaggaaagcaaaacaaacaaaggcGCCTTGGAGGTACCTGACACTCAGGTGAAAACTGTGGGGTCTGTATCTGTGGACTGTGGCCCCTTAAGAGCTGACCATTGTTCTCCTAAGGGGGACCAGGCCTGGGACGGCGCTCCTCGGGGCTGTCCCTCATTGCCAGCAGGCGTGAGTTTGCACACGGACAGTGCAGAATTAGAGCCAGATCAGCAGACTGCCGTGAAAAACAGCAATAGACATGATGTGGAAATGACAGAGGAACTTGTTGGGTCACCTTTTCCTCCTCGCACCTGTCCCAAAGCCATTGAATTGCCCCCAGATGCTATTGATGGTATGAGTGAAGAGCTTGTGCCTCTTGCTAGCCAAAATCctgatcagagaagaaaagaatctttGTGCATTAGTATCACTGTGTCCAAGGTAGAGAAAGACCAGCTTTCCAGTTCAAAGTCCTGCGAAGACCCACTTCCAGGGATGTTGTTTTTTTTGCCATCTGGTCAGCACCAGTCGGGCTGTTCCCAGCTGAATGAAAGCACAACAGAAGAGTCTTCCGAGGCCAGTCAGCTTGAAGATGCTGCTGAGGGTGACAGTGCATCTGAGGAAAAAAGTGTCTCGGCTCATTCATTTGTCCCGCTGGCTTCTGTGGAAAGTACATTACCAGTGCTTGAGGCATCCAGTTGGAAGAAGCAGGTGTCGCATGACTTTCTGGAGACCAGGTTTAAAATCCAGCAGCTTTTGGAGCCTCAGCAGTACATGGCTTTTCTGCCCCACCACATTATGGTGAAAATCTTCAGGTTACTTCCCACTAAGAGTTTAGTGGCTCTTAAATGTACCTGCTGCTATTTCAAGTTTATCATTGAATATTACAATATCAGGCCAGCAGATTCTCGCTGGGTTCGGGATCCACGCTATAGAGAGGATCCGTGCAAGCAGTGcaagaaaaaatatgtgaaagggGATGTGTCCCTGTGCCGATGGCACCCCAAGCCCTATTGCCAGGCATTGCCCTATGGGCCGGGATACTGGATGTGCTGCCACCGGTctcagaagggcttccctggctgtAAGCTGGGGCTTCATGACAATCACTGGGTCCCTGCTTGCCATAGCTTTAATCGGGCAATCCATAAGAAAGCAAAAGGGACTGAAACTGAAGAGGAGTACTAA